A stretch of the Salminus brasiliensis chromosome 23, fSalBra1.hap2, whole genome shotgun sequence genome encodes the following:
- the LOC140546233 gene encoding serine/threonine-protein kinase pim-1-like: protein MNPPADSLLEFETPVLGYKRWCCREWMENNQRWVQQVSSAPCGGRDVVQLQQELDLKLQQRQAKETGLCSVRRDLYSQCFDGGGRKRKRTEVESSRSVLVGTSPVPDTEASTRKKRKGTVNRPKDTTHGQTKATKPDTFDDLYIFGKKLGEGGFGTVFAGTRLSDLLQVAIKFVTKQEGDLYIQSPDDSKSVPVEVALMQTMSEPPVSNIIKLIDWFDEPERYILILERPHPCMDLDAFIDNFGGSITEDMARNLMVQAVGAAKKCHKRGVLHRDIKTENFLINTDTSELKLIDFGCGDWVRKAEHTDYAGTLEYWPPEFLLKRRYHARPATVWSLGVLLFRMVCGFLPFRNGLDILKGLLCFEDGLSSECCNLISWCLQYKPSRRPTFQQILQHSWFQCSESA from the exons ATGAATCCCCCCGCTGACTCTCTGCTCGAGTTCGAGACTCCGGTGCTC GGCTACAAGCGGTGGTGTTGCAGGGAATGGATGGAGAACAACCAGCGCTGGGTGCAGCAGGTGTCCAGCGCTCCATGTGGAGGCAGGGATGTAGTTCAACTTCAGCAGGAGCTGGATCTCAAACTGCAGCAGAGACAGGCCAAAGAAACAGGCCTCTGTTCTGTCCGCAGAGATCTGTACTCCCAGTGCTTTG ATGGTGgtggaagaaaaaggaaaaggacagaGGTGGAATCCAGCCGCAGTGTTCTGGTAGGAACGAGTCCAGTTCCTGATACTGAAGCCTCTAccaggaagaagaggaaaggGACCGTAAACCGTCCCAAGGATACAACTCATGGACAGACGAAGGCCACCAAGCCAG ATACCTTTgatgatttatatatttttggaaaGAAACTGGGCGAAGGAGGCTTTGGAACAGTCTTCGCAGGAACACGTCTCTCCGATCTCCTACAG GTGGCCATTAAATTTGTCAcaaaacaggaaggtgatcTATACATCCAAAGT CCTGATGACTCCAAGTCCGTGCCTGTTGAAGTGGCTCTCATGCAGACGATGAGTGAGCCACCCGTTAGCAATATTATAAAGCTCATCGACTGGTTTGATGAGCCTGAGCGCTACATTCTAATCCTTGAGCGTCCTCATCCCTGCATGGACTTGGATGCCTTCATTGACAACTTCGGAGGTTCCATCACTGAAGACATGGCCAGAAACTTAATGGTCCAGGCAGTTGGGGCGGCAAAAAAATGTCACAAGCGAGGTGTCCTGCACCGGGACATCAAAACAGAGAATTTCCTCATCAACACGGACACCTCGGAGCTAAAGCTCATTGATTTTGGCTGTGGGGACTGGGTCAGGAAGGCTGAACATACTGATTATGCAG GCACCTTGGAATACTGGCCTCCAGAATTCCTCCTAAAGCGGAGGTACCACGCCAGGCCTGCAACAGTGTGGTCGCTAGGAGTCCTTCTGTTCAGGATGGTGTGTGGATTCCTGCCCTTTAGAAACGGCCTGGATATCCTCAAGGGGCTTCTGTGCTTTGAGGATGGCCTATCCAGTG AATGCTGCAATCTGATTAGCTGGTGCCTGCAGTACAAACCATCCAGGAGGCCTACTTTTCAGCAGATCTTGCAGCACAGTTGGTTCCAATGCAGCGAGTCAGCCTAG